One part of the Rutidosis leptorrhynchoides isolate AG116_Rl617_1_P2 chromosome 1, CSIRO_AGI_Rlap_v1, whole genome shotgun sequence genome encodes these proteins:
- the LOC139864961 gene encoding transcription factor MYB57-like, with amino-acid sequence MAKCDVGSFRRGPWLEEEDEVLAMIVGALGEKHWDALAKESGLRRSGKSCRLRWMNYLRPNLKRGEITHEEEQIIINLHNQLGNKWSKIAKRLPGRTDNEIKNYWRSHLKKKSEAQQECSEGARNNNMKQENCIVVESSRNLKEVTFGTCSSETGDHANMNNVFEIGCPYESSWISDWSSPCCWSDDVKHYEDCVGTYPRFCQLGSSSEEERTQSVWDLWNPNWEMG; translated from the exons ATGGCGAAGTGCGATGTGGGAAGCTTTCGTAGAGGGCCCTGGCTCGAGGAAGAAGATGAAGTATTGGCCATGATTGTTGGAGCTTTAGGTGAAAAGCATTGGGATGCTTTGGCTAAAGAATCAG GTTTAAGGAGGAGTGGGAAGAGTTGTCGGCTTAGATGGATGAACTAtcttcgaccaaatttaaaacgcGGTGAGATAACACatgaagaagagcaaatcattatTAATCTTCATAACCAATTGGGTAATAA GTGGTCAAAAATTGCTAAAAGATTACCTGGACGAACAGATAACGAGATCAAGAATTACTGGAGAAGTCATTTGAAGAAGAAATCCGAAGCTCAACAAG AATGCTCTGAAGGCGCGAGAAACAACAACATGAAACAAGAAAATTGTATTGTCGTCGAAAGCAGTAGAAATTTAAAGGAAGTTACTTTTGGAACTTGTTCATCAGAAACAGGAGATCATGCTAACATGAATAATGTGTTTGAAATTGGTTGTCCTTATGAAAGCAGCTGGATATCGGACTGGTCATCGCCATGCTGCTGGTCTGATGACGTAAAACACTATGAAGATTGCGTTGGGACGTACCCACGTTTTTGTCAACTTGGATCAAGCTCTGAAGAAGAAAGAACACAGAGTGTTTGGGATCTGTGGAACCCAAATTGGGAAATGGGTTAA